In Sedimenticola thiotaurini, the following proteins share a genomic window:
- a CDS encoding OsmC family protein, with the protein MPTVHITVDQLDHSSSRGQAGDHTHVMDRPEAKGGQNRGPMGGQTLLMGLGGCFMSNLLAAAKARDIEISNAKAEIDGELADSPARYTDIRMTVTAHCSAPEELEKLVTIAERGCIVANTLAKAVNLTIKCG; encoded by the coding sequence ATGCCAACAGTCCACATCACCGTCGACCAGCTGGATCACTCATCGTCCCGGGGACAGGCCGGTGATCATACGCACGTCATGGATCGCCCCGAGGCCAAGGGCGGACAGAACAGAGGCCCCATGGGGGGGCAAACACTGCTGATGGGACTCGGTGGCTGTTTCATGAGCAACCTGCTGGCGGCGGCCAAGGCACGGGATATTGAGATCAGTAATGCCAAAGCCGAGATAGATGGGGAGCTTGCCGACAGTCCGGCCCGCTATACCGATATCCGGATGACCGTAACCGCTCACTGCTCCGCCCCGGAGGAGCTGGAAAAGCTGGTCACCATCGCCGAGCGAGGCTGTATCGTGGCCAATACCCTGGCCAAGGCGGTCAACCTGACCATTAAGTGTGGATGA
- a CDS encoding 2-hydroxy-3-oxopropionate reductase, translating to MSKIGFIGVGIMGKPMAEHLQAGGHQLYLVRHRTPLPQALLEAGAVECDSARAVATQADIIIIMVPDTPHVERVLFGEDGVVAGLSPGKLLIDMSSISPIETRTFATRINELGCDYLDAPVSGGEVGAKAATLTIMVGGPESAFEKARPLFDLMGKNITRVGENGAGQTCKVANQIVVALTIEAVGEALLFASRAGVDPARVREALMGGFAGSKILEVHGERMIKRTFDPGFRIALHQKDLNLALTGARELGLSLPNTATTQELFNACNGDLDHSALVNALEALADHRVA from the coding sequence ATGAGCAAGATTGGATTTATCGGAGTGGGCATCATGGGCAAACCCATGGCTGAACATCTGCAGGCGGGAGGACATCAGCTCTACCTGGTGCGACACCGCACCCCCCTGCCCCAGGCGCTGCTGGAGGCTGGCGCGGTGGAGTGTGACTCGGCCAGAGCCGTGGCCACACAAGCAGACATTATTATCATCATGGTGCCCGATACACCCCATGTGGAGCGGGTGCTGTTTGGAGAGGATGGCGTGGTTGCGGGACTGTCACCGGGAAAACTGCTGATCGACATGAGTTCCATCTCCCCGATCGAAACCCGTACCTTCGCCACCCGGATCAATGAGCTGGGTTGTGATTACCTGGATGCCCCGGTATCCGGCGGTGAGGTGGGCGCCAAGGCGGCCACGCTGACTATCATGGTGGGCGGTCCGGAAAGCGCATTCGAAAAGGCCCGGCCACTGTTTGACCTGATGGGCAAGAACATCACCCGAGTCGGGGAAAATGGCGCCGGCCAGACCTGCAAGGTAGCCAACCAGATTGTGGTCGCCCTCACTATCGAGGCGGTGGGTGAGGCGCTGCTGTTTGCATCCAGAGCCGGGGTGGATCCGGCCCGGGTCAGGGAGGCACTGATGGGCGGGTTTGCCGGCTCGAAGATCCTGGAAGTGCATGGTGAACGGATGATCAAGCGGACTTTTGATCCGGGCTTCCGCATCGCCCTGCATCAGAAAGATCTCAATCTTGCACTCACCGGGGCCCGGGAACTGGGCCTGAGCCTGCCCAACACGGCCACCACTCAGGAGCTGTTCAACGCCTGTAACGGCGATCTGGACCACTCCGCACTGGTGAATGCCCTGGAGGCGCTGGCGGATCACAGGGTCGCCTAG
- a CDS encoding CoA-acylating methylmalonate-semialdehyde dehydrogenase, whose product MVQTLRHYIDGQAIEGESGRYGDVFNPASGELRARVPLASPHEVARTVEAARAAFDDWRDTPPLQRARVLFRFKALLDRHLDELAELVSVEHGKVLSDARGSVIRGIEVVEFACGAPHLLKGDFSENVGTQVDSHSMRQPLGVCVGITPFNFPAMVPMWMFPLAIACGNTFILKSSEKVPSTALRLAQLLSEAGLPDGVMNVLNGDRETVDALLTHAEVAAVSFVGSTPVAERVYQTASSHGKRVQALGGAKNHMVVMPDADMDQAADALIGAAYGSAGERCMAISVAVTVGDTTADALIKRLVPRLRELKVGPGSDPEAEMGPLVTAEHRKRVRDYVDLGVQEGAELLVDGRNLTIPGHDNGYFLGGCLFDRVSPAMRIYQEEIFGPVLCVVRVADFAAALRLVNAHELGNGTAIFTRDGDTARTYAARVQVGMVGINVPIPVPMAFHSFGGWKRSLFGDVHVHGMEGIRFYTRLKTITTRWPEGIRAGADFHMPTM is encoded by the coding sequence ATGGTACAGACTCTACGACACTATATAGACGGACAGGCGATTGAGGGGGAGAGCGGTCGTTATGGCGATGTTTTTAACCCCGCCAGCGGGGAACTCAGGGCCCGGGTGCCGTTGGCATCACCCCACGAAGTGGCCCGGACAGTGGAAGCGGCCCGGGCAGCATTTGACGATTGGCGAGACACCCCGCCCCTGCAACGTGCCCGCGTGCTGTTCAGATTCAAGGCTCTGCTCGACCGACACCTGGATGAACTGGCGGAACTGGTCTCCGTCGAGCACGGCAAAGTGCTTAGCGACGCCCGGGGTTCGGTGATCCGGGGCATCGAGGTGGTGGAGTTTGCCTGTGGCGCGCCTCACTTGTTGAAAGGGGATTTCTCGGAAAATGTCGGCACCCAGGTGGACAGCCACTCAATGCGCCAACCGCTGGGGGTCTGTGTCGGTATCACGCCATTCAATTTTCCCGCCATGGTGCCGATGTGGATGTTTCCGCTGGCGATTGCCTGTGGCAACACCTTTATTCTGAAGAGTTCCGAAAAAGTCCCCTCCACTGCCCTGCGACTGGCGCAACTGCTTAGCGAAGCCGGTCTGCCGGATGGTGTCATGAATGTATTGAACGGCGACCGGGAAACAGTCGACGCCCTGCTCACCCATGCCGAAGTAGCGGCCGTCAGTTTCGTCGGCTCCACACCGGTTGCTGAGCGGGTCTACCAGACCGCTTCCAGCCACGGCAAACGGGTCCAGGCCCTGGGTGGTGCCAAGAATCACATGGTGGTGATGCCGGATGCGGACATGGATCAGGCGGCAGATGCACTGATAGGGGCCGCCTACGGTTCCGCCGGTGAACGCTGCATGGCGATCTCCGTGGCCGTGACGGTGGGCGATACCACAGCCGACGCCCTGATTAAACGGCTGGTGCCCCGGCTCAGGGAGCTCAAGGTAGGCCCCGGTAGCGACCCCGAGGCTGAGATGGGACCGCTGGTCACCGCCGAGCATCGGAAGCGCGTCCGGGATTACGTGGACCTGGGCGTTCAAGAGGGGGCAGAGCTGCTGGTGGATGGCCGTAACCTGACTATCCCCGGTCATGATAACGGTTACTTCCTGGGGGGCTGCCTGTTCGACCGGGTATCGCCGGCGATGCGAATCTACCAGGAGGAGATCTTCGGACCGGTGCTTTGCGTGGTACGGGTGGCGGATTTCGCCGCCGCGCTTCGCCTGGTCAATGCGCACGAACTGGGTAACGGGACAGCCATCTTTACCCGGGATGGCGATACCGCCCGTACCTACGCCGCCCGGGTACAGGTGGGCATGGTAGGTATCAACGTACCGATTCCGGTCCCCATGGCGTTCCACAGCTTCGGCGGCTGGAAACGCTCTCTGTTCGGCGACGTCCATGTGCACGGTATGGAGGGGATCCGCTTCTATACCCGATTGAAGACCATCACCACACGCTGGCCTGAAGGCATCCGGGCCGGGGCTGACTTTCATATGCCGACCATGTAG
- the eutS gene encoding ethanolamine utilization microcompartment protein EutS: MSHLGHDDSTDIERIIQEYVPGKQVTLAHLLANPTEELCHKVGVDHAEAIGILTLTPGETAIIAGDVATKFASVEIGFLDRFSGALVVTGSIGAVEESLSAVLTTLETVMGFSVCAATRT, encoded by the coding sequence GTGAGCCACCTTGGCCATGATGATTCGACCGATATTGAACGAATTATCCAGGAGTATGTACCTGGCAAGCAGGTTACATTGGCTCATCTGCTGGCCAACCCCACCGAAGAACTCTGCCACAAGGTTGGCGTGGATCACGCTGAAGCCATCGGTATCCTTACTCTCACACCAGGTGAGACCGCGATTATCGCAGGCGATGTGGCGACCAAGTTTGCATCTGTAGAGATTGGCTTTCTGGACCGGTTTTCCGGCGCACTGGTTGTGACCGGAAGTATAGGGGCAGTGGAAGAGTCCCTGAGTGCTGTACTGACCACACTGGAAACGGTCATGGGGTTTAGCGTATGTGCAGCGACACGCACCTAG
- a CDS encoding EutP/PduV family microcompartment system protein encodes MCSDTHLGSDKLPTDFALVGEVDCGKTALMNALLQNHDEVRKTQSAIFHGQNVIDTPGEFTEVHAYYGALLSTVLEVNTIVYLQPANSAIFSMPAGLLQVYPNKRVIGVISKVDLPDADVERARGILRENRVPEPYFETSTVTGAGVAELRAYLADLRKGPLGTAPPKYRFKAA; translated from the coding sequence ATGTGCAGCGACACGCACCTAGGGTCTGACAAGTTGCCCACCGATTTTGCCCTGGTGGGTGAAGTCGATTGTGGTAAGACCGCCCTGATGAACGCCCTGTTGCAGAACCACGACGAGGTTCGGAAGACCCAGTCGGCGATTTTTCATGGTCAGAATGTCATCGACACGCCGGGAGAGTTTACCGAGGTTCACGCCTATTACGGTGCGCTGCTTTCGACGGTGCTGGAAGTGAACACCATCGTCTATCTCCAACCTGCCAACAGCGCCATCTTCTCCATGCCTGCCGGTTTGTTGCAGGTCTATCCGAACAAGCGAGTGATCGGTGTCATCAGTAAGGTTGATCTGCCGGATGCGGATGTCGAGAGAGCGCGTGGGATTCTGCGGGAAAACAGAGTTCCGGAACCCTACTTTGAAACGTCAACTGTCACGGGTGCCGGTGTGGCGGAGCTGCGGGCCTACCTGGCAGATCTGCGGAAGGGGCCGTTGGGAACCGCTCCCCCAAAGTATCGATTCAAGGCGGCGTGA
- the eutQ gene encoding ethanolamine utilization acetate kinase EutQ: protein MKTLITAEDIRKLHRDGGVKLDFAMQSMIITPEARDVASKLGISIVDTPQTDGISAKDPKQAIREAVEARLPAGKCDPALLEQLVNKALRELAQGAIGPYCERDVSDSGIVLVKGGSVRFGRFDGAPGKNIGLTDVIGSEDGSSIGAGFMQWENSSFPWTLNYDEIDVVLEGELHITCGGKTSIGKPGDVFFIPKGSSIEFGTPSKVRFVYISYPADWSDA, encoded by the coding sequence ATGAAAACGCTGATAACCGCCGAGGATATAAGAAAACTCCATCGCGACGGCGGAGTTAAACTCGATTTCGCCATGCAGTCCATGATTATCACGCCTGAAGCGCGTGATGTGGCGAGTAAATTGGGTATCAGTATCGTGGATACCCCGCAGACCGATGGCATCTCTGCCAAAGATCCCAAACAGGCAATACGTGAAGCTGTGGAGGCCAGGCTGCCTGCCGGAAAATGTGATCCCGCACTGCTTGAGCAGCTGGTGAACAAGGCGTTGCGGGAGTTGGCGCAGGGGGCGATTGGCCCCTATTGCGAACGGGATGTATCGGATAGCGGCATTGTGCTGGTAAAGGGTGGTTCAGTCAGGTTCGGCCGCTTTGATGGGGCGCCGGGCAAGAATATCGGCCTGACCGATGTGATCGGCAGTGAAGATGGCAGTTCCATTGGCGCCGGGTTCATGCAGTGGGAGAACTCCAGTTTTCCCTGGACATTGAATTATGACGAGATAGACGTGGTGCTGGAGGGAGAGTTGCACATCACCTGTGGAGGTAAAACCTCCATCGGTAAGCCGGGTGATGTGTTCTTTATTCCCAAAGGCTCGTCCATCGAGTTCGGCACACCCAGCAAGGTGCGTTTTGTTTACATCTCCTATCCGGCTGACTGGTCGGATGCCTAG
- the eutT gene encoding ethanolamine utilization cob(I)yrinic acid a,c-diamide adenosyltransferase EutT — translation MPKFITESWLRDKFGLTHGSEIHLPAGSNLTPSAAQLLAERKIRIRYLDEAGRVYLDKNKQDRGEQLVQVHPLTGGNHRPANSCAVCNSHVDKKGELLTLLDCDRLVPKTHPRISLRGKLDTLIAQTIDVQTRFDPEHKYPLLHKLLADLRSYMGDVLRSEVTGEQLQPLQMGSLDEEALHQVSHQPLKFLGHDHLLPDASYGANAAMLNLLRALSREVELEACRVYVTDEFTLSREDIVQGLNRLSSALYVLSIMTVVSESGAVDKVEKVVAV, via the coding sequence ATGCCTAAGTTCATCACAGAATCCTGGTTGCGAGACAAGTTCGGGTTAACCCACGGCAGCGAAATTCATCTGCCCGCCGGTTCCAACCTGACCCCGTCGGCTGCCCAGTTACTGGCTGAACGGAAGATTCGCATCCGCTACCTGGACGAGGCAGGCCGGGTGTACCTGGATAAGAACAAGCAGGACAGGGGTGAGCAACTGGTACAGGTGCATCCCCTCACCGGGGGTAATCATCGCCCGGCAAACAGCTGTGCCGTCTGTAACAGCCATGTGGATAAGAAGGGTGAGCTGCTGACCCTGCTGGATTGTGATCGGCTGGTGCCGAAGACCCATCCCAGGATCAGTCTGCGCGGCAAACTCGATACCCTGATCGCCCAAACCATCGATGTTCAGACCCGGTTTGATCCCGAGCACAAATACCCGCTGCTGCACAAGCTGCTGGCGGATCTGCGCTCCTACATGGGAGATGTGCTGCGAAGTGAAGTGACCGGAGAGCAGCTCCAGCCGTTGCAGATGGGATCGCTGGATGAAGAGGCCCTACATCAGGTCTCCCATCAGCCACTCAAATTCCTGGGGCATGATCATCTGCTTCCCGACGCCTCCTATGGCGCCAATGCGGCCATGTTGAATCTTTTACGGGCCCTGTCACGGGAAGTTGAGCTGGAAGCGTGCAGGGTCTATGTGACCGACGAATTCACCCTCTCCAGGGAGGATATCGTACAGGGCCTGAATCGACTCAGTAGTGCGCTCTACGTACTGTCCATAATGACCGTGGTCAGTGAGTCTGGAGCGGTTGATAAGGTGGAAAAGGTGGTGGCCGTATGA
- the pta gene encoding phosphate acetyltransferase: MKLLEQCRANCRKNPQRIVFPDALDIRLLHAANKLQSEGLAQPILIGNPFELRDYASRRGASMPCFSIAYPDQSTLFEQYVDTYMGLGDKEMSRDDARQAMRNPLNYGAMMVRNGQADICIAGNLSTTGEVLRTALKVIGVAEQHRTVSSFFLMTSADGSDVRLFADAGVVPTPTVEQLAEIAMDAAENFEKLTGDTARVAMLSFSTKGSSDHPSARRVREAFELVHRKAPDLIVDGELQFDAAVVPEVAARKTPDSPLQGNSNVMIFPSLDAGNIAYKVAQRLGHYQALGPFLEGLRKPMHDLSRGCSVDDIVDLAVLASCLATR; encoded by the coding sequence ATGAAACTGCTGGAACAGTGCCGCGCCAATTGCAGAAAAAATCCGCAAAGGATCGTGTTTCCCGATGCGCTTGATATCCGTTTACTGCATGCAGCAAACAAATTGCAGAGCGAGGGACTGGCCCAGCCGATACTGATCGGCAATCCGTTCGAGTTGCGGGATTACGCCTCGCGCCGGGGTGCATCGATGCCCTGTTTCAGCATTGCTTATCCGGATCAATCGACCCTGTTCGAACAGTATGTAGACACCTATATGGGGCTCGGCGACAAAGAGATGAGTCGTGATGATGCCCGTCAGGCGATGCGAAACCCGCTCAATTATGGCGCCATGATGGTGCGCAACGGCCAGGCCGATATCTGTATCGCCGGCAATCTCTCCACCACCGGTGAAGTGTTACGCACCGCATTGAAGGTAATTGGCGTTGCCGAGCAGCACCGTACCGTCTCGTCGTTCTTTTTGATGACGTCTGCAGATGGCAGTGATGTACGCCTGTTCGCCGATGCCGGTGTGGTACCCACCCCGACAGTGGAACAGCTGGCGGAGATCGCCATGGATGCGGCAGAAAACTTTGAAAAACTGACGGGTGATACCGCCCGGGTGGCGATGTTGTCATTCTCCACCAAGGGGAGTTCGGATCACCCATCGGCACGGCGGGTTCGGGAGGCGTTTGAACTGGTTCATCGCAAAGCGCCTGATCTCATTGTCGATGGTGAGCTTCAGTTTGATGCGGCGGTTGTACCGGAAGTGGCCGCACGAAAAACACCGGATAGCCCGTTACAGGGGAATTCGAATGTAATGATATTTCCATCGTTGGATGCGGGAAATATCGCCTACAAGGTGGCCCAGCGATTGGGTCATTACCAGGCTCTTGGCCCTTTTTTGGAGGGGTTAAGGAAACCCATGCACGATCTGTCCAGGGGGTGCAGTGTTGATGACATTGTGGACCTGGCGGTCCTGGCATCGTGCCTGGCTACACGTTAA
- the eutM gene encoding ethanolamine utilization microcompartment protein EutM: MMNEALGIIETKGLTALIEASDAMVKAARVELVGYKQIGSGLVTALVRGDVAACKAATDAGAAAAQRLGELVAVHVIPRPHDDLESIFPITSTGKLSGDN; encoded by the coding sequence ATCATGAATGAAGCACTCGGTATTATCGAAACCAAAGGGTTAACCGCATTGATTGAGGCATCAGATGCCATGGTCAAAGCCGCCCGGGTTGAACTGGTTGGTTACAAGCAGATCGGTAGTGGCTTGGTAACCGCGCTGGTTCGGGGTGATGTGGCGGCATGTAAGGCGGCAACAGACGCCGGCGCAGCAGCGGCTCAGCGTCTGGGTGAACTGGTCGCCGTACATGTGATACCGCGTCCCCATGATGATCTGGAATCGATTTTCCCGATCACCAGCACCGGTAAGTTATCCGGGGACAATTAA
- the eutM gene encoding ethanolamine utilization microcompartment protein EutM, translating to MMEALGILETKGLTALIEGSDAMVKAARVELVGYQQIGHGYVTALVRGDVAACKAATDAGAAAAQRLGELIAVHVIPRPHADLEKIFPITPVAPAAKKPAPKKTAG from the coding sequence ATGATGGAAGCATTGGGCATTCTTGAAACAAAAGGACTGACCGCATTGATTGAGGGATCGGATGCCATGGTCAAGGCAGCGCGAGTGGAACTGGTCGGTTATCAACAGATCGGTCACGGTTATGTGACGGCCCTGGTGCGCGGCGATGTGGCGGCCTGCAAGGCGGCGACTGATGCCGGAGCAGCGGCGGCGCAGCGACTGGGTGAACTGATCGCTGTTCATGTGATTCCGAGACCGCATGCGGATCTGGAGAAAATATTCCCCATTACCCCGGTAGCTCCGGCAGCCAAAAAACCAGCACCGAAGAAGACTGCGGGTTAA
- a CDS encoding EutN/CcmL family microcompartment protein: MRLAKVVGQVVATVRSDRLGMDKLTLVRFIDQDGTPEESVSVAVDKLGAGEGEWVLVVGGSSARMSVDGSGQVPVDLSIVGIVDEVTSDAGTLFKKNQSQ, encoded by the coding sequence ATGAGACTTGCAAAAGTAGTGGGTCAGGTTGTTGCAACGGTACGCAGTGATCGACTTGGTATGGATAAGCTGACACTGGTCAGGTTTATCGACCAGGACGGTACACCGGAGGAATCGGTTTCGGTGGCGGTCGATAAATTGGGTGCCGGCGAGGGTGAATGGGTTCTGGTAGTCGGGGGTAGTTCGGCCCGAATGTCAGTGGATGGCAGTGGCCAGGTGCCGGTGGATTTGAGCATCGTGGGTATTGTCGATGAAGTAACCAGTGACGCCGGAACCCTGTTCAAGAAAAATCAATCGCAGTAG